One region of Bombus affinis isolate iyBomAffi1 chromosome 5, iyBomAffi1.2, whole genome shotgun sequence genomic DNA includes:
- the LOC126916763 gene encoding DNA-directed RNA polymerase III subunit RPC7-like produces the protein MSISTEQLGFVKGEALPPPVLQPALKYPLLQYKPLPLNITKEKIYLLELKKGYAEYMRGSPNNVLPLVIKKNIERYSDRYQDLITDKSSYESRYDWSRMPVELKSQLRKRKGQKCENLQTKRKNIEIELEELEKKESLEQSDAEEEEKEEEEAEGKDDEQTEDEEEELDEEMDEGTDYANNYFDNGEGYDDEDDDLDDGPIY, from the coding sequence ATGTCAATCAGTACGGAACAATTAGGCTTTGTTAAAGGAGAAGCATTACCTCCACCAGTTTTACAACCTGCATTAAAATATCCCCTTTTACAATATAAACCACTGCCTTTAAATATTACTAAAGAAAAGATTTATTTGTTAGAATTAAAGAAAGGATATGCAGAATATATGAGAGGATCGCCTAACAATGTTTTGCCTttagtaattaaaaaaaatattgagaGGTATTCAGATCGATATCAAGACTTGATTACTGATAAAAGTAGTTATGAGAGTAGGTATGATTGGAGCAGAATGCCTGTAGAATTAAAGTCTCAATTGCGAAAACGTAAAGGACAAAAATGTGAGAACCTACAGACAAAACGTAAGAACATTGAGATAGAGTTGGAAGaattagaaaaaaaagagagtTTGGAACAAAGTGatgcagaagaagaagaaaaagaggaggaagaagcagaAGGAAAGGATGATGAGCAAACAGAAGATGAGGAAGAAGAACTAGATGAGGAAATGGATGAGGGAACTGATTACGCAAATAATTATTTCGATAATGGAGAAGGTTATGATGATGAAGACGATGATTTAGATGATGGGCCGATTTATTAA